A genomic segment from Garra rufa unplaced genomic scaffold, GarRuf1.0 hap1_unplaced_935, whole genome shotgun sequence encodes:
- the LOC141317407 gene encoding galactose-specific lectin nattectin-like, translated as MAVQPLCLFFFLLFVLDASEAAPLNDTCNGTMGTNCTEATQTPATTLDTKTDRMCVSICNYGWTAHDCRCIRVFNAKLSWINAEKICLRYNGNLASVHSYREYAFIQNLIKSQNHKFTEAWIGGNDAVSKGTWLWSDGSKMNLHIWAPGQPDNPNENCIGMNFDSTKNWNNYYCDRPMAFVCMKK; from the exons ATGGCAGTCCAGCCTCtttgtctgtttttctttcttctgtttgtTCTGGATGCTTCAG AGGCAGCACCTCTTAATGACACGTGCAATG GGACAATGGGTACAAACTGCACAGAGGCCACGCAAACCCCTGCTACGACCCTAGACACAAAGACAGACagaatgtgtgtgt CAATCTGTAACTATGGATGGACTGCACATGATTGTAGATGTATACGCGTTTTTAACGCCAAGCTTTCCTGGATTAATGCAGAG AAAATCTGTTTACGCTACAATGGGAACCTTGCCTCTGTACATTCCTATAGGGAGTATGCCTTCATACAGAACCTGATTAAATCGCAAAATCATAAATTTACTGAGGCCTGGATAGGAGGAAATGACGCTGtttct AAGGGTACATGGCTCTGGAGTGATGGGTCCAAAATGAACCTACATATATGGGCTCCTGGACAACCTGATAATCCAAATGAGAACTGTATTGGGATGAATTTTGACT CCACGAAAAACTGGAATAACTACTACTGTGATCGTCCAATGGCTTTTGTGTGTATGAAGAAATAA